The genomic interval CACCTCCACGAGCGGTTCCAGCTCTGGCGGTCGCTGCAGTTCGGAGACCTCGTCGACCTGACGCTCACCGACGAGCGCCTCTACCGCTCGCCGCCCCGCGAGACGCTGCCGACACGCGGCGCTATCGACCCCGAGCAGGAACCGGCCGACCGGACGATGCTCGGCGGCCCACAGCGCGAGTGGCTGGTCGACCGACTCACCGACGACACCGCCCGGTGGTCGGTGTGGGCCGACGAGGTGCTCACCATCCCGTACCGGTTGGGCTTCGGCCGGGCGTCGCTGTTCCCGGTCCAGGGTGGCTGGGACGGCTACACCCGCGAGCGACGGGCCGTCAGCCGGGCCATCGCGGCCGACCCGCCGCGGAACCTCGTGACGCTCACCGGCGACATGCACGCCTTCCTCGCGGGGTACAAACAGACCGAGTACGCCGTCCTCGGCGACGACCCCGGCGAACGCCTCGGCGTCGAGTTCATGGCCCCGCCGACGACCAGCCTCAACGTCGCCGAGGCGCTCGGGCTCTCGCGTGGCCTCCGCGCCCGCCTCACCGAACCGATACTGACCGGACTCTCCGACCTGATGAACCCACATCTGGAGTACCTCAACGCCCACCGCTGGGGCTACTCCGTCGTCGAATTCACCCGCGACGACTGCACCTACCTCGGCTACGCCGTCGACAAGGAGGACCCCGAGGACCCCGACCGGGAACTGCTGATAGCGATGCGCGTCCCCGACGGCCGGGTCCAGTTGCAGGACGTGACCGAGGACCGCCGCCGACGCGTCGGCGAGAACTGAACCGGACCATCGCGTCGACCGCCGCGAGAGGGCGACGTCCGCACGACTTAACCGCTATCCCGCGGAACCGCACGACATGACCACCGTCTTCGAGGAGCGCACCCGACGCGCCCAGGAGCGCCTCCGCGACGCCGACGCGGACCTCGTGCTGTTCCCCAGCCACAACCTGTTCTACCTGAGCGGGTTCGCCGAACACCCCGGCGAGCGCCACCTGCTGCTGTTCGTCCCTCGGGACGGCGACCCGACGTTCCTCGTCCCGTCCCTCTACGGCGAGCAGGTCCGCGAGACGTCGTGGGTCGCGGACGTGCGGACGTGGGACGACGACGAGGACCCGCGCGAGCAGCTCGCGAGCGTCGTCGCGGACCTCGACCTAGGCGACCGACTGCTCGTCGACGACACGATGCACGCCCGGTTCACGCAGGACCTCGCGGCGGTCCACGACGCCGAGACGGGCCTCGCCAGCGAGGTGCTCGCACCGCTCCGAGTCCGGAAGGACGAGGCCGAACTCGACGCGCTCCGGCGGGCGGGCGCGGTGGCCGACGCGGCCGTCGAGGAGGTGCGAGCGCTCGGTGCAGACGCCGTCGGCACGACCGAACGCGAACTGGCTCGGACCGTCGAACGCGCCCTGGTGGACGCGGGCGGCGAGGAGGTCTCCTTCGAGGTCCACACGGCCTCGGGACCGAACGGCGCGATGCCCCACCACACCCACGGCGACCGGCGAATCGAGCGCGGCGACCCCGTCGTCCTCGACTTCGGAGCCTACCTCGACCACTACCCGAGCGACCAGACACGGACGGTCGTCTTCGCCGGTGACCCGCCCGAGGGGTTCGAGGCGGTCCACGAGGTGGTTCGGGAGGCGCAGCAGGCGGCCGTCGACGCCGTCGCGCCGGGGGTCACCTGCGAGGCCGTCAACGCGACGGCCCGTGAGGTCATCGAGGACGCGGGCTACGGCGAGCAGTTCGTCCACCGGACGGGTCACGGCGTCGGCCTCGACGTCCACGAGGAACCGTACGTCGTGGCCGGCAACGACCGCGAACTCGAACCGGGGATGGTGTTCTCCGTCGAACCCGGCGTCTACCTCCCCGGCGAGTTCGGCGTCCGCATCGAGGACCTCGTCGTCGTCACGGGCGACGGCTGTGAGCGTCTGAACCACACCGACCGGGGGTGGCGGTGTTAGGCGACGCCGCTCCCGACGATGACGTCGGGTGGATCGTCCCGTCGAACCGTTCCGAATAGGAGACAATTACCGAGAGAGCGTCAGGAACTAACGAAGGTTCGACAGGTCGAGGAGTAGTGCGTACTATGCCCACACGCGCCGCTCTTCTCGCCTGCCTGCTCGTCGTCGTCGTCGCCACGGGTGGCGTCGCCGGAACCGTCCAGCCGTCGGCCGCCTCGACCAGCGCCCAGGCGACGACGATAACGGAGTGTACCGTCATCACGAATCCGGGCGAGTACGTCCTCGGGGACGACATCGGCCCGACGACCGACGGGAGTCCCTGTCTGATAATCGGGACCGACAACGTCTCCATCGACGGTGCTGGTCACACGGTCGACGGGACCGTCGACGTCGGGGGTGACTCACTGGGTGAGTCGAGCGTCGCCGACGTCGACCTTCGTGACCTGCACGCCGAGCACGTGATTACGGTCCGGGGCGTCCGCGACCTGTCGCTCTCGTCGGTCGACCTCGACGACGGGATACGGGGGCTGTTCTTCCGAAACGTCACAGTCGTCGACAGTCGTCTCGGCGGTGGCGGATTCTACGTCGACGAGGACTCGCGCGACATCCACATCGCGAACAACACGTTCGACGGTACGCAGGGCGTCCGTATCCTCGAGTCCATCGTCGGTGCTCGCATCGTCGACAACGTGTTCGAGATGGAGCAGTCGCGCAGTTACGGCGTCGTGGACATCCAGTCGACGCCGGGCGATAGCGACGACATCCTCGTCGCCGGGAACGTCATCGACGCTGGCGGGAAGGATGGCATCAGCACGTCCGAGGGTGTCAGCGGCATCACCGTCCGGAACAACGTCGTGACGAACGCCTCGGCAGGGATCGAGTTCCTCTCGTCGGGCCACATCGTCGGGAACGACGTCCACGACAACGGCGTCGGCATCAGCATCGCCGCACCGTCGACGATGCTCGGTGACCTCCTCGTAGAGAACAACACAATCACCGACAACGGCGTCGGGGTCGCGGCAGGGTACGTCAACGACGACATGCAACTGCGCGGGAACCTCATCGACGGGAACGCCGAGTACGGCGTCACGGTCTACGAATCGGGCGACGCGGTCCTCGACGCCCGGAACAACGACTGGGGCGACGCCTCCGGCCCGTCGAGTGCGCCCGCCAACGACAGCGACGCGCCGTTCGCCGACCCGGTGACGGGGGCGCTGGCGAACGGGTCCGGTGACGCCGTCTCCGAGGGCGAGACGCCCGGCGTCTCGAACGTCCGCTTCGACCCGGTGAGCGGCGACGACGCACCGGTCGAACCGGAACCCGAATCCGCGTACTATCAGGTCGACTTCGTCGAGGGGCCGGCCATCGAGCAGTTCGGTGCTCCCGCCGGTGACGGGTTCTACAGCGACCAGTCGCGCCTGATTCACTTCCTGCACGGGAGCGACGAGACGGCCGTCGAGCGGTCCGGGAGTCCCTCGACGATAGCCGACGACACCGCCGCCTGCGTCGCCGTGGACTCGGTCGACGTCACCGAAGACAGCGTGACCGTCCAGTTCACCGTCGAGGAGGGCTGTGCCCTCGACCTGACGCTCGCCAGCTACGAGAAGCCCGGCTCCGAGTGGAGTCGCGCGACCGCCAGCGAGCAGGTGCTCGTCGACGCCGCGAGCGGGACGTTCGGACCCGGTCAGCACGAACTGACCGTCTCGCTCCCGACGAACGACAGCGAGTCGGCGTCGACGTAGTCCGGTAGGTCACTCGAACCGACGACCGTCCTCTTCTCGCGACCAGTGACGAGCGGCAGGCCACACACTAACCCGTCAGGAGAGCGTCCCGTCTACCATGTCTGGACTCACCGACACGCTCGGCTGGTCGCTGCTCACCTCCGGAATCGTCACGATCGCGCTCATCGCAATGCCTTACGACTCGCTGTACTGGGGCATCGGACTGCTCGTGGTGGGCATCCTGCTGCTCTCGCGGCGAGTGCTCTGAACGACGGAGAACTGCCGTTTCGACGACTGGACGACCCTCCCAGGCCCTCAGTTGACCTCGTTGTGCATCTCCTCGATCATCGCCTCGACGTCCGCGAAGCCGTTGCCGGGCTGGCGGCCGTAGTCGAAGCGCCCCTTCCCGTCCGGTGACTCGCCCTGGGTCCAGGGCGTCTCCGGGTCGGGTCGCTCCTCGTCGAACGTGGACATGAACGTGTAGCTGTAGTCCTGGTTCTCCTTCTCCTGCGGGAAGCTCGCCGGGACGGGCAGGTGCTCGCCCAGCGAGTCGACCGCCGCGTGCCACTGGTTCTGGTGCATCGTGTCGCGAGCGATCATGTACGACAGCATGTCCTCCATGCCGGGGTCGTCGGTCATCTCGTACAGTCGCGTCGCGAGCAGTCGGCCCGTCGACTCGGCCATGATGTTGGCGTACATGTCCGCCGCGAGGTTGCCGCTGGCGACGATGTAGTTGCCCGTGAACGGGACGCCGTTGCTGTCGACGGGCATCGCGTGGAGTCCCGACGACAGCGCCTGTCGGGGCTGGCCGTGGCTCATCATCGCGTCGATGACGGCGTCCTCGCGGGCGGCCTCGCGGGCCTCCTCGGGCGCGCCCTCGAGGTTCTTCGTGATGGCCGTCGCCAGCATCTCGATGTGGCCCAGTTCCTCGACGGCCGTCTCCATCAGGAGCGTTCGGTACTCCTCGTGCTCACGGGGGACGGCGAACGCCTGGAACATGTACTGGAGTGCGACGCGCATCTCTCCCTCGGCCCCGCCGACCGCCTGCTGGAGCATCTTCGCGAACTGCGGGTCCGGTTCCTCGACCTCGACCTCGTACTGGAGCGTGTCTTCGTGGTAGAACATGGTTCGTCTCGTCGGAACGGAGGTCCGTGACCGACAAGAAGCCGCGCGAACCCGCGGAACTTACCGGATATTTGATACTATTTCGAGATGGTGCTTGCACCCGCCAACCCACCATGAACGGCAGTCAGAGGCAGCGTCACCACTCAACCGTCGTCGAACGGTCCGGAAAACGGAATGTCTCCTCAGCGCTCGTCGACGCTCAGGACCTTGCCTGCGGCGATGGTCTGGCCCATGTCGCGGATGGCGAAGCTCCCGAGTTCGGCGATCTCCCCGGACGGCTCGATGCTGAGCGGCTTCTGCGGTCGCAGCGTCACGATGGCCGCGTCGCCGGACTTGATGAAGTCGGGGTTCTCCTCGTCGACCTCGCCCGACGCCGGGTCGATCTTCTGGTCGAGCGACTCGAACGTGCAGGCGACCTGCGCCGTGTGGGCGTGGATGACCGGCGTGTAGCCAGCGGTGATGACGCTCGGGTGCTGCATGACGACGATCTGCGCCTGGAACGTCTCCGCCACGCTGGGCGGGTCGTCCGCGGGACCGCAGACGTCGCCGCGGCGGATGTCGTCCTTGCCGATGCCGCGCACGTTGAACCCGACGTTGTCACCGGGACCGGCCTCCGGCACCTCCTCGTGGTGCATCTCGATGGTCTTGACCTCCCCCGAGACGTCGCTGGGCTGGAACGAGACGTTGTCACCGACGTTC from Halomarina salina carries:
- a CDS encoding right-handed parallel beta-helix repeat-containing protein, translated to MPTRAALLACLLVVVVATGGVAGTVQPSAASTSAQATTITECTVITNPGEYVLGDDIGPTTDGSPCLIIGTDNVSIDGAGHTVDGTVDVGGDSLGESSVADVDLRDLHAEHVITVRGVRDLSLSSVDLDDGIRGLFFRNVTVVDSRLGGGGFYVDEDSRDIHIANNTFDGTQGVRILESIVGARIVDNVFEMEQSRSYGVVDIQSTPGDSDDILVAGNVIDAGGKDGISTSEGVSGITVRNNVVTNASAGIEFLSSGHIVGNDVHDNGVGISIAAPSTMLGDLLVENNTITDNGVGVAAGYVNDDMQLRGNLIDGNAEYGVTVYESGDAVLDARNNDWGDASGPSSAPANDSDAPFADPVTGALANGSGDAVSEGETPGVSNVRFDPVSGDDAPVEPEPESAYYQVDFVEGPAIEQFGAPAGDGFYSDQSRLIHFLHGSDETAVERSGSPSTIADDTAACVAVDSVDVTEDSVTVQFTVEEGCALDLTLASYEKPGSEWSRATASEQVLVDAASGTFGPGQHELTVSLPTNDSESAST
- a CDS encoding M24 family metallopeptidase, whose amino-acid sequence is MTTVFEERTRRAQERLRDADADLVLFPSHNLFYLSGFAEHPGERHLLLFVPRDGDPTFLVPSLYGEQVRETSWVADVRTWDDDEDPREQLASVVADLDLGDRLLVDDTMHARFTQDLAAVHDAETGLASEVLAPLRVRKDEAELDALRRAGAVADAAVEEVRALGADAVGTTERELARTVERALVDAGGEEVSFEVHTASGPNGAMPHHTHGDRRIERGDPVVLDFGAYLDHYPSDQTRTVVFAGDPPEGFEAVHEVVREAQQAAVDAVAPGVTCEAVNATAREVIEDAGYGEQFVHRTGHGVGLDVHEEPYVVAGNDRELEPGMVFSVEPGVYLPGEFGVRIEDLVVVTGDGCERLNHTDRGWRC
- a CDS encoding manganese catalase family protein, whose translation is MFYHEDTLQYEVEVEEPDPQFAKMLQQAVGGAEGEMRVALQYMFQAFAVPREHEEYRTLLMETAVEELGHIEMLATAITKNLEGAPEEAREAAREDAVIDAMMSHGQPRQALSSGLHAMPVDSNGVPFTGNYIVASGNLAADMYANIMAESTGRLLATRLYEMTDDPGMEDMLSYMIARDTMHQNQWHAAVDSLGEHLPVPASFPQEKENQDYSYTFMSTFDEERPDPETPWTQGESPDGKGRFDYGRQPGNGFADVEAMIEEMHNEVN